A stretch of Elusimicrobiota bacterium DNA encodes these proteins:
- the rpsL gene encoding 30S ribosomal protein S12: MPTINQLVTQGREIIKRKSKTPALGESPQRRGVCTRVYTVTPKKPNSALRKVARVKLTSGFEVTAYIPGIGHNLQEHSIVLIRGGRVKDLPGVRYHIIRGTLDTTGVTGRNQGRSKYGSKKPKEGVVKQETPSPAPAP, encoded by the coding sequence ATGCCAACAATAAACCAATTAGTTACACAAGGTAGAGAAATTATAAAACGAAAAAGTAAAACACCAGCACTTGGTGAGTCTCCACAACGCCGAGGTGTCTGCACAAGGGTCTATACAGTAACACCTAAAAAGCCTAACTCGGCATTGAGAAAAGTAGCACGGGTAAAATTAACAAGTGGGTTTGAAGTGACTGCGTATATTCCCGGTATCGGACATAACCTCCAGGAACATTCTATCGTTTTAATAAGAGGTGGCAGAGTAAAAGATTTGCCAGGTGTAAGATACCATATTATTAGAGGCACACTTGATACTACAGGTGTAACAGGTAGGAATCAAGGTCGGTCAAAATATGGTAGTAAAAAACCAAAAGAAGGAGTAGTAAAACAGGAAACACCATCACCAGCACCAGCACCATAA